The following DNA comes from Neofelis nebulosa isolate mNeoNeb1 chromosome 3, mNeoNeb1.pri, whole genome shotgun sequence.
CACTTACAATAAACTTCGTGGATAGcaatttttctattaaaacatttttaagttattatagAAACAAGCTCTTCTGCTGTTAAGCCTCAGGCCACTTCTTAGCCTCAGACTAGCTAACTGTGCTctcctttccctatttttttttttttttacattccccAGGGATTCATTtggctgtaattttctttttaaaggcctTCCTCCAAGTACTGAGTGGAAAGAGGAATGAGAGAgtcttttggaaatattttatatcttgctCTGGGTGGCAGTTATGTGAGTGTTCacatatgtaaaaattcaaattgtatacttagattttttttaacatttatttatttttgaaagagagagatagaaagcaagtgggggaagggcagagagagaaagagacacagaatccgaagcaggttccaagctctgagctgtcagcacagagcccgacgtgaggctcaaatccacaaaccgggagatcatgagccaaaatcggatgctcaaccgactgagccacccaagcacccctacctaggtttttattttttttattttttatttatttatttttttgtttttctctaaagtTCTGCTTCTATTCTTGTATTCAAAAAATCTTCCCTGTTTATGTTCAAAATAAACAACTATATCGTTACTTCCTGTGTTTTACTTCAATTGCAGTATACTTGGAATATAGATGTACTTGGAAAAGTCAAGAGTACATCAAAACTACtacaaaagttttgaaaattacaGTTAATGTTTCAGAAGAAATCTGCTCAGGTTTGcagtttctttatctttccattaaaagatgaaaaaaggccATCCTAGCCATGCTTCACATTTAATCAGATTCTTCAATATTAATGCATAAAAGCTTTGGAATAAATCAGTCTCAACCAGGAACAGTTTGTGTTAGAAAAAACTAGAGTAAAAGCTAACATTCAATTTTCCATGTTTGGAATGTCTGAGAAAGCATTTTTTGActattaaaaaagtttatttaacaaaaaagttCAATATGAAAATGCATGACCTGATTTTTATATTGTAGTAAAACAGGTGCTATGAAGGGGACACGTGGAAGCAGTTGGTTTCTTCTGGTGAACACACCCATTGTTTATACTAGTTCCAAGGCTTCTAATGTGATGATACTATTTCCTCGAATTACCACCATTCCAATATTGTTCTGTTGCCCACTAGTTGCCGTCTCCACACATTCATCTATCACAAAATTCATAAAGGGATCGAACCCCCGCAATATACCTTGGACATGTCTGCCACCATTTAATTTCAATGATGATTTCTTGTCCATAAATTTTTTCAACTCGGGAGGGTGAGCTTTGCTCATGATGCTTACTCGGCGAGCTCAAAGATGCCTCCAAACGGAATTCGTGGAGTCCTTCACGCTCCCTACCTAGGTTTTTAATATGGATTcccagttatcccagcaccagCACTCCACACAGTGATTTGCTTTCAGGAGGCATTCAGTTTATTTGAACTGAACCATGATGTAATTCAAGTCTCAGCATAAGGACTTGACCTTCTGTAAGTGCTTGATAGGGAtttgttattgttgatagtgagGACTACTCGTATATTCGGAACCATCTTCTGGGCCAAAAAAACATTTTGCCTAGAAGTTAGGTACATAATGCTTAACTAAAATTACAGTTACTC
Coding sequences within:
- the LOC131507679 gene encoding small nuclear ribonucleoprotein G-like is translated as MSKAHPPELKKFMDKKSSLKLNGGRHVQGILRGFDPFMNFVIDECVETATSGQQNNIGMVVIRGNSIITLEALELV